The Fundidesulfovibrio magnetotacticus genome includes the window CTCGAAGCGCTTCTTGGCCATGGCCAGCATTTCCTCGCGCTCTCCGAAGTTCATGGCGCCGGTGGGGCAGGTCTTGACGCACGCGGGCAGCTGTCCTGCCAGGACGCGGTCGTTGCACATGTCGCACTTGGAGATGACCTTGGTTTTGGCATCCAGCCGGGGGATGTCGTAGGGGCAGGCGCCTTTGATGGTGTCGAAGGGCAGTCCCTTGGTCTTCTCGGTGAAGATGATCGCTCCGGTTTCCTTGTCCTGGGTGATGGCGTCTTTGACGATGCCGTCGCCCGCGTCCTTGCAGGGCGCGTCCACGCAGTGGCGGCACTGGTCGGGCAGGAAGAGCCATTTGAAGTCGTCCCCACGGTTGCCCACTTCCTTGAAGCGCACCACCTTGAGGGTGATGGCCGAGAGGTCGGGCGGGTTCTGGTGGGAACCGGTGTTTTTGGTCTGCTCCGCGGGGAGCTGCTTCCACTGCTTGCACGCGACCTGGCAGCCGCGGCAGGCGGTGCACCTGGAGAGGTCCACGAAGAAGGTCTTGCCTGGCATGTTCGTTTACCTCCCTAGGCCTTTTTCACGTTGACCATGAAGGCCTTGGTCTCGGGGATGCCGGTGTTCGGGTCGCCCACCGAGGGGGTGAGCAGGTTGGCGGAGTCGCCGCCTTCCTTGGGGAAGACCCAACCGTAGTGCCAGGGGATACCCACCATGTGGACGGTCTGTCCCATGACCTGCATGGGCTGGAGGCGCTCCGTGACGATGGCGATGGCCCACAGCGAGCCGCGCGCGCTCTCCACGGTGCACTTGTCGCCGGGGTTGATGCCGCGCAGTTTGGCCAGTTCGGGGCTCATTTCCACGAACATCTGGGGCTCGGCTTCGAGCAGCCAGGGGGTCCAGCGGGTCATGACGCCGGTCTGCCAGTGTTCGGTGACCCGGTAGGTGGAGCACACGAACGGGAAGCGCGGGTCGCAGGAGGCGCGGTGGTCGGCCGGTCCCTGGAAGGTCAGGGCCGTGGGGTTGTTGAGCACCTTGGAGAAGGGATGCTCGCTCACGGGGCATTCCAGGGGCTCGTAGTATTCGGGGAAGGGACCGTCCATGCGTCCCGGCCCGAAGAGCTGGCCGAAGCCCTCGCTGGTCATGATGAAGGGGTTCTTGCCCTTCTCGTCGGCCATGGGCGGCCAGGGGCCGTCGGGCACGTCGCCCACCCACTTGCCGTCCACCCATTCGATGACGGGCTTCTGGGGCTGGTAGGGCTTGCCCTGCGGGTCCACGGAGGCGCGGTTGTAGAGGATGCGCCGGTTCACGGGCCAGGCCCAGGTCCAGCCGGGGAAGAGTCCGATCTTCTCCTGCATGGGGGTCTGGGTCTTGTCGCGCCGGGCGGCCATGTTCTTGTCGGTGTAGGAGGCGGAGTAGATCCAGTTGCCCGAGCAGGTGGAGCCGTCGTCCTGGAGCAGGCCGAAGGCGGGCACGGGGTCACCGGCCTTGTAGGTCTTGTCGCCGATGGTCTTGTCGGTAAGGAAGTAGCCGTTGATCAGTTTGGCCACCTTGTGCGGGTCGAAGACGTGGTTGGTGGCGTGATCCCAGTTGAGGTTCGTGATGGGGTCGGGGAACACGGCCTTCTTGTCGGCGGCGTAGAGCTTCTTGATCTCCTCGAACAGTTCGTAGATCAGGTCGCCGTCGGGCTTGGTGTTGCCCAGGGGCTTGGGCCCGGGGTAGCGCCACTGCATCCAGCGGCCCGAGTTGGAGATGGAGCCTTCCTTCTCGATGGACACGCAGCAGGGCAGGAAGAAGACCTCGGTCTTGATCTTCTTGGGGTTCATGCCCGGGCCTTTCCAGAAGGAGGCGGTCTCGGTGTCGAAGATGTTCACCGTGACCATCCAGTCCAGCTTGCCCAAAGCCTGGCGGACCTTGTTGGCGTTGGCCGTGGAGGCCGCGGGGTTCTGGCCCCAGGCGAAGAAGCCCTTGAAGGCGCCCTTGTACATTTCGTCGAAGAGCGAGAGCCAGGAGTAGTCCTTGCCGTCCTCGCACTTGGGCAGCCACTTGTAGGAGTCTTCAGGCTTCTGCTTGGGGTAGATGGCCTTGAGGTAGCTGGCGATGTACTTGGGCCGGTTGCCCCACCAGTTGGCGGACTTGGGGTCCTTGGTCTTGGGGGTGACCTTCTCGACGTATGTCTTGAGGTCGCCCATGGAGGCCGCGGGGGTGGGCATGTAGCCGGGCAGGATGTGGAACAGGAGACCCTGGTCCGTGGAGCCCTGCACGTTGGCTTCGCCGCGCAGGGCGTTGATGCCGCCGCCGGCCGTGCCGATGTTGCCCAGGAGCAGCTGCACCAGCGACATGGCGCGGATGTTCTGCACGCCCACGGTGTGCTGGGTCTGGCCCATGGCGTAGAGCACGGTGCCCGTCTTGTCGGGGGCGCCGGTGACGCCGAAGGACTTGTAGACTTCCTCCAGCTTGTCCTTGGGGCAGCCGGTGATCTTGGAGACGTTGTCCAGGGTGTAGCGCTCGTAGTGCTTCTTCATGACCTGGAAGACGCACTTGGGGTCCTGGAGGGAGGGGTCTCTCTTCACGTTGCCTTCGGCATCGCGGGCGAAGGCCCAGGCGGACTTGTCGTAGGCCTTTTTGGCCGCGTCGAAGCCCGAGAACATGCCGTCCTTGAATTCGTACTTGTCGCCCAGGATGTAGGACGCGTTGGTGTAGTTCACCACGTAGTCCTTGAACATCATGTTGTTGGCGATGATGTAGTTGATGAAGCCGCCGAAGAAACCGATGTCCGAGCCCGAGCGGATGGGGGCGTAGAGGTCGGCCTTGGCCGCCGATTTGGTGAAGCGGGGATCCACGACGATGACCTTGCCGCCAGCGTCCTTGGCCCGCATCACCCACTTGAAGGAGATGGGATGGTTTTCGGCCGGGTTGGAGCCGATTATCAACACTGCATCACTGTTCTTGATGTCGATCCAGTGATTCGTCATCGCGCCGCGTCCGAACGACTCTGCCAGAGCCGCCACAGTAGCGCTGTGTCAGATACGGGCCTGATGTTCGATGTAGGTAAGGCCGAGAGCCCGGAGCATCTGCTGGTAGATCCAGCACTCCTCGTTGTCCATGGCGGCGGAGCCCACCGAGGCGATGGCCTCCAGGCGGTTCACTTCCATGCCCTTGGCGTTCTTGGCCTGGAAGGCGGCGTCACGCGTTTTCTTCACGCGCTTGGCGATTTCCTTCAGGGCCCAGTCGTAGGTCTTTTCCTGCCACTTGTCGGAGTTGGGGGCGCGGTAGAGCACCTTGGTGATGCGCCGGTCGTTCTCCGTGAGCTGCCAGATGGACGCGCCCTTGGGGCACAGGGACCCCTCGTTGATGGGATGGTCGGGGTCGCCTTCCACGTTCACCGCGCGGCCTTTGCCGCCGTCAGCCGTGGAGACGATGAGGCCGCAGCCCACGGAGCAGTAGCAGCACACCGAGGTGGTCTGCTTGCTGCCCTTGAGCTTGGCCAACTCGGCGGCTGCGTGGACCGTGGTCAGGTCCAGCCCCAGGCCGCCGAAGGCCGTGACCGTTGCCGCGGCAGCGGTCAGTTTGAGGAAATCTCGCCTTTCCAGTGACATGTGTGTCCTCCTGCCAGAGGTTTTCAGCCGGCCCGGGTGAACCGGCAATAGGCAACCATCATCTCGAAGCCCCACAAGGGGACCTCAAACGGCCGGACTCTCGCCTTTCCGGCCGTTTCGGGATCGACGAAGCGGGAACGGGCCATGCGCGCGGCCCGGAACAGCGCCGCGTCCAGGCAGATGCCCAGTCCCCCGAAGGGGATGTCGCGACGGCTCCGGGCCGCTTTCGCGGCATGCCCCATAGTGTTTTCCCGCATGGTGCGCATGTAGTGGATAGAAGGGCACCACGCAATTGAAGGGCGCTTGCACGACTTTTGACACACGGCGCATTGGGCCTTGATAAACAGCGCCGATTGGGGAAGTCTCGCCGGATCGTACGTCCCTTTTCGCGGGAGTGACGCTTTGCAGGGCCAGAAAACGGACAAATCCTCCTGGTCCCGGCCGGACGCCGGGGTCGAACTGCGCCACCTGGCCGAACGGGTGGCCGTGCTGGGCCGCCGGGGCGACCGCTCCGACGAGTCCCGCGATCACCTGGGCCAAGCCCTGGACAGGCTCCAGGCCGCCTTGTCCGCCCCCTTCCACGCCCTTCCCGCCCCCCTGGGGACCGCCCTGGCCCTCGCCCTGGACGATCTCGCGCGACAACCGGGGCGCGATACGGCCCGCAAGGCCTTCGACTGTCTGGCCCGGCTCGGCCGTTTCGGACTGATCCTGGCCGCGCGGCTGGTCCGGGAAGGCGCGCACGATCCGGCGGGAGCGGTCGGCGCCGCCCAGGCCGTGGACCCCTCCGTGGCCCTGGGCCTGGCCAACCAACTGCTCCTGGAGCTGGCCCACGGGCTGCACGGCGACCCCGTGCCGGCCTTCGACCTGCTGGCCCAGGCCGCTGGATGCGGACACGGGCAGGCCCGGCGTTTCCTGCAGTCCCACGTCGGCGTGCAGCCTGACCTAGCCCATCCCCTGCGCGAGGCCCTCAGGGAGGGACGCATCGGTCGCTCCCTGCTCCCCGCAGCCCGTGCCGACGGCGGTGAGACGCCGCCGGAGCCCGCGGAAGCGGTCGCCTGGACGGACCTCCTGGGGCTGCGGCAGGAGGCAGTGGCCCTGGCGGTGGATCTGATGTCCGGCGGTCACGCCGTCCACGCCTGCACCATCCTGGGCGCTCCGGCAGGGGGGGGGCTCTCCGGGTCCGAGTCGCCCGAACGAAGGCCGCCGGAGCGTGCCGCGCCCCTGCGCGGCGCCGTTCTCTCGCAGCTGCTGGCGACGGCCACCCCGGAGACCGCCGGGTCTTGTCTGGCGGCGGTGTCGGCCCAGGCCCCGGACAAGTCGGCCTCGGCGTCGGCCATGCTCTTCCAGGGCAGGCCGGAGTTGCGCGCCGCCATGGCCGGAACCGCGGCCCTTTTCGCCCCCGGGACGCTTGCCGCCTTCCTGGAGCGCCTGCCCGCGCCCATTCAGTCCGAGGCGCTGCGCCTCGCGCTGGCGCGCGTGTCCCAGACGGACCCGCTGGGCCTGGCCAGGGCGCGGAGCATGATCCAGGGCGGGGGAGAGCCGCGGGGGACCGGGCCGGAGACGTTCCGCGAAGCGCCTCCCATCCCGCTCGGCGCGCGTCTGGCCGGTCTGCACGTCCCCCCCGAGCCTCCCGTGTCCGCGGCCGAGGAGGACTCTCCGGCCGGTCCGCCCCGGGAGCAGAGGCTGCTCGGCTTCCTGCGCAAGAGCGGGCCCGGGCACGGCGAACTCATGGAACTGGAGCGCGGCGACGACGCGCCGGGTCGGGGGCAGGTGGTGCGCGAGCGGCGCTACGAGGCGGAGGACTTCCGGCCCAGGCGCGTGGAAGGGGCGGCCTTCCAGGGGTGCGTTTTCGCCGGAACGCTCCTGGGCGGCCGGAGTTTCGTCCAGGTGAGCTTCCGCGACTGCCTCTTCGAGGGCGTTTCCCTGGAGGGCGCCGCGTTCTGGGGCTGCACGTTCGTGCGCTGCACTTTCCAGTCCTGCTCCCTGGCCGAGTCCGTGCTGCGCGACACCGCCTTCGTGGAACTCTCGGCGCGGGCCGTCGGTTTCGCCGGGGCGCGCCTGAGCCGCGTGACCCTGACCCGCTGCGAACTGACGGCCTGCGACTTCTCCGGCGCGCGCCTGGACGGCTTGGAGGCCCGGGGCGCGGCCTTCGTCTCCTGCCTGTTCGACGGCGCGCGCATCTGGCGCGGCGTGTTCGAGGCCGTGTCCAGCCCGGGATGCCAGGCGGTCCAGGCCAGGGCCTGGGACGTGACCGGGGGCGAGCCGTTCTTCGCGGACCTGGCCCGCGCCACCCTGCGCCGCGAGCTGGCCAACCCGCCGGGAGAGGAGCCCCTTCCGGCGCCGGAACCCTCGCGCGCCGCGCTGGAAGCCTGGGCGGCCCGCCGGGAGACCCTGTGGCGGCTTGGCGTCCACGCCGCGGAGAACACCCGGCGCATGACGTTCGGCCGCCGGGTGCTCGGCGCCGCCCGCTCGCGGCTGCTCACGCTCCTGCCGCTCCTTCTGCACTCGGACTTCTTCGACCAGGCCGCCGGGCTCTTCCCCCTGGTCCCGCCCTGCCGCATCCTGGGCTACCACCCGGACCCCGAGACCATGGCCCTCGCCCGGGAGTTCTTCCCCGGCACCGAAGCCCCGCCGGTCTCCCCGGACGCGCTGGCCATCGAAGGCCTCTACACCATCGGCAGCTTCGGCACCCTGGCCCAGGCGGAGGGGTCCGACCTGGACTTCTGGGTCTGCCTGGAGGCCTCCCAGACCGCCGAGTCCGACATGGACGGCCTGGAGGCCAAGCTGGCCGCCCTGGAGGAGTGGGCCGCCGGGAGCTTCGGGCTGGAGGCGCACTTCTACCTGCTGGACATGGAGCGGGTGCGAGCCAACGAATTCGGGGCGAGCCACGAGGAGGGCTCGGGGTCGGCCCAGGCCATGCTCCTCAAGGAAGAGTTCTACCGCACGGCGGTGCTGGTGGCGGGCAAGCCTCCCCTGTGGTGGGCGGCGCCGCCCGGGGCCAGCGAGGAGGACTGGCGGCGGCTGGCGAGCAACCCGGAGCTCTCCCCGGTCCTGGCCGACCTGGGACGCATCGGTGAGATACCGGCCGACGAGTATTTCGGGGCCTCCCTGTGGCAGATCTTCAAGTCCATCGCCGCGCCCTACAAGTCCGTGATGAAGATCGGGCTTCTGGAACGTTACGCGGCCGGAGGCGGGCAGGGGGGGCTGCTGTGCGAGTCCATCAAGGAATCCTTGCTGCGCGGCCAGGTGGCGCTGTGGGAGGTGGACCCCTACGTGCGCCTCTTCGCCGAGGTGCACGAGCACTACCGCTCCCGCGACGACCGGGAGGAGGCGGCCCTCCTGCGCCTGGCCTTCCTCTCCAAGACGGCCCTGGCGCTGCGCGCAAGGTCCACGGGCTGGCCCCCCGCCTGGGAGGAGAGCCAGATCCGGCGCATGTACTTCGGGCGCGGCGGCGACGGGCCGGGCTTCGCGGGCAAGGGCGGCGAGGCCCTGGGCGGCTTCCGGGAACAGGCCCGCCTGGGCGAGCACCTGGCGCGCTTCATCGTGCGCTCCTACACGCGGCTGGCCGACCGCATGTCCGATCTGGCCGGGTCCGCCATCACCCCCGAAGACATGACCCGCTTGGGCCGCCGCATCATGGCCGCCTTCTCCAAGCGCCGCCACAAGGTGGAGCTGACCCCCTTCGCCGAGGCCCGCTCCCAGGCCTGCCAGGTGGTCTACTTTTCGGCCGCGCGCGCAGAGAAGAACGCCTACGTGTGGCGCGTGCAGGCGGGCCAGTCCGCCCCGGGGGAGTCCCGCCTGGAGCTGGTGCTCTCGCGCGAATCCCGCGACTTGGCCGCCGAGCTTGCCTGGCTGGTGGGCAACGGGGTCTTCGTCCCGGGCGCACAGGTGAGCGCGGACTACACCGTCAACCCCGTCACGGCCAAGGACCTCCAGGACCTCCTGGACGCCCTGGCCCGCTTCTTTCCCCAGGGCGAGGCGCTCAAGGCGTCTCCGGCCGACGCCCTCAATCCGGAGGCCGTGGCCAAGGCCTTCCTGGCCGTGAACCTCACCCGCCCGCGCGAAACCAGGCGTCCCGAGGAGATCGCCCTGTTCTACCAGACCACCTGGGGGGAGCTCTTCGTGCGCCAGGCAAGGCCCAAGGCCCTGCCGCCCTTCGATCCGCGCCTCTTGGTGCGCGCCGTGTCGGGCATGGAGTGCGCGCCGGGGTTCGTCTGGGGCCGCCACCTGCCCGCCCGTTCCGCGTGCCCCGATCCGTTCGTGACGGAAATTGCTGAATGAGGATTCCTGGGGTAGGATTGAGCAGGCGCGTTCCGGGGGGAAACTGTTCATGAGCGATTTGGTGTTCGGCGCGAACTTCAAGGTCGCGGTGTCCGACAAGAAGGACAACAAGCTGGGGATGGGCGGCACGGCCCAGACCACGGCCCGCCAGGTCTTCTATTTCGCCCGCCGGGAGGACGCGGGCGATGTGGAGGTGCGCGCGCTCAACGGCAACTTCCACCCCAGCGGCGAGCCGCGCCACGTGTCCTTCCAGGACTTCCTGGAGCGCTACCGTCCCGAACCCCTGGTTTATTTCAACAAGGTGCAGCCCGCCATGGAGACGGTGGAGTCCGAACTGGAGCGGGGCGAGGGGCAGCTGGCGGCGGGGAGGCCGGACCTGGCGGAGAAAAGCTTCAAGAAGGTCCTGGACGTGGACGAGGACAACATCCGGGGCGTGTTCGGCCTGGGCATGGCCTACCTGGATGCGGGCAAGGCCGAGGACGCCGAGGGCATCCTGGGCAAGCTCATGAACCTGGAACTGGCCTTCACCCCCGAGCACGTGCACCTTTTCAACCGCTTCGGCATCCAGATGCGCAAGGCGGGCATGCTCACCCAGGCCCTGGACTATTACAACAAGGCCCTGGGCATCAATCCGGACGACGAGCACCTGCTTTTCAACGTCTGCCGCATCCACTACGACGCGGGCGACGTGGAATCGGCCCTGTGCTGCATCGGCAAGGCCATGGAACTCAATCCGGATTTCAGCGCGGGCGGCAGCATGTTCCGCTACATCCTCAAGCGCAACCCCCACCTGGCCGACTCTTGCGCCGCGCCGCCTGAGGTCTCCGCGCCCTCCGGGCAGGATGCCCCGGCCGCCGGGGCATCGCCGACGGCAGACGAAACGGGCGGCGAGGCCTGCCCCGTCGGAGGCGCGTCCGATTTCGTGGAGCCGCACGCCCAGCCCGCCTTCGACCCCTCCCGCTACGAGGGCCTGGACCTGGAAAACCTTCCCTGGGAAATGTAAGGCCCTCGTCCCGCGCGGCGTGCGGACCTGGTAGCCCTCGACCGTGGCCGTGTGGCTATTCCCGGTCCTGGAGGAGGTTGGAGAGCGTCTCCAGCCGGTCAACGAATTCCTGGATGTCGGATTTTCCAGCCGCGCAATCCTGGTCGAAGCTCAGGCCCAGGGCGCGGCCCGTGCCCACGTCCTGCAGGGCCACCACCTTGGCGGCGCATTTGCAGCTGGTCATGCTGTCCAGGGAGATGGAAAGCGAGACGGCGTCGCCGGTCATCAGGTTCACGATGCGCTGCTTCTGGAAGAGGTCCAGCACGAGGCGGCAGCCGCCGCGCGAGAGGTCCACCACGAAGCCGCTGGAATTGAAGAAATCGTTCTGGACCATGGCCGGGATCAGGCATTTCACGCGCTTGTGCTGGCGCAGTTGGAGGCGTTCGGCCGTGGCCGGATAGGAGAGGATGGCCAGGGGGTGTGGCTTGTGGGTGACGGCGATCACGTCGCAGGAAAAGCCGTAGAGTTCGCCCTCGTTCTCCATGCGCAGGGTGAGGCTGGCGCCCTGGGTGGCCAGGCGCAGGATGCCGGGCACCAGGGGGAGCTTGAGGATGAAGTAGTCGTAGGGGTCCACGCCGATCACACGGCCCCAGTAACGCTGGCTGTCTCCCATGGCCTGCACCAGCACGGGCTGGCCCGGCTTGAAGGCCACGAACATGCCGGGACCGCGCTGGCTGCGCTTGGGAGGAGCGTTGTTCTCTGGCCCGGACATAGGGTCCCTGTATCCCAGTGAACGGCGATGGGCAAGACGCGCCGACAGGCTGCAATTCCAGGGACAGCGCCTGCCGAGGCCTTGCGGAAGTCGGGCGTCGCGGCCTCCCGGACGAGCGGCGTCCGCCGGGTGCGGGGGCCTCAGGGCTCGCGCATGGCCTCGTCGAGGGAGCGCAGCAGGGGATAGGTCAGGTAGGTGATCACGCGGCGCTTGCCCACCAGCACCTCGGCCGTAAGCCCCATGCCGGGGATCAGCCGGAAGTCGGCGGGCACGGCGCGCAGTCGGGGGTTCTCCAGGGCCACGCGGATGCGGTAGACGAACTGCGGCCCATCGGGCGTGTTCTTTTCCAGGGCGTCGGGGCTGATCACGCGGACGCGGCCCTCCAGCACGCCGTGGCGCTGGTAGGGGAAGGCCTCCAGCTTCACCCGGGCCGGGTCGCCCTCGCGCAGGAAGCCGATATCGGCCACGCGCACGTCGGCCTCGGCCTCCAGGCCAGCGTCCAGGGGCACCAGGGTGGCCACGGGCTCGCCCTCGTCCACCACGGATCCCACGGATTTCTTCGCCAGCTC containing:
- a CDS encoding 4Fe-4S dicluster domain-containing protein, producing the protein MPGKTFFVDLSRCTACRGCQVACKQWKQLPAEQTKNTGSHQNPPDLSAITLKVVRFKEVGNRGDDFKWLFLPDQCRHCVDAPCKDAGDGIVKDAITQDKETGAIIFTEKTKGLPFDTIKGACPYDIPRLDAKTKVISKCDMCNDRVLAGQLPACVKTCPTGAMNFGEREEMLAMAKKRFEEIKKTRPKAVLVDYDQVRVVFLTEYAPNLYHKTLMSDAEPRGLTRFAVLDKLLAPLRQARG
- the fdnG gene encoding formate dehydrogenase-N subunit alpha, whose translation is MSLERRDFLKLTAAAATVTAFGGLGLDLTTVHAAAELAKLKGSKQTTSVCCYCSVGCGLIVSTADGGKGRAVNVEGDPDHPINEGSLCPKGASIWQLTENDRRITKVLYRAPNSDKWQEKTYDWALKEIAKRVKKTRDAAFQAKNAKGMEVNRLEAIASVGSAAMDNEECWIYQQMLRALGLTYIEHQARIUHSATVAALAESFGRGAMTNHWIDIKNSDAVLIIGSNPAENHPISFKWVMRAKDAGGKVIVVDPRFTKSAAKADLYAPIRSGSDIGFFGGFINYIIANNMMFKDYVVNYTNASYILGDKYEFKDGMFSGFDAAKKAYDKSAWAFARDAEGNVKRDPSLQDPKCVFQVMKKHYERYTLDNVSKITGCPKDKLEEVYKSFGVTGAPDKTGTVLYAMGQTQHTVGVQNIRAMSLVQLLLGNIGTAGGGINALRGEANVQGSTDQGLLFHILPGYMPTPAASMGDLKTYVEKVTPKTKDPKSANWWGNRPKYIASYLKAIYPKQKPEDSYKWLPKCEDGKDYSWLSLFDEMYKGAFKGFFAWGQNPAASTANANKVRQALGKLDWMVTVNIFDTETASFWKGPGMNPKKIKTEVFFLPCCVSIEKEGSISNSGRWMQWRYPGPKPLGNTKPDGDLIYELFEEIKKLYAADKKAVFPDPITNLNWDHATNHVFDPHKVAKLINGYFLTDKTIGDKTYKAGDPVPAFGLLQDDGSTCSGNWIYSASYTDKNMAARRDKTQTPMQEKIGLFPGWTWAWPVNRRILYNRASVDPQGKPYQPQKPVIEWVDGKWVGDVPDGPWPPMADEKGKNPFIMTSEGFGQLFGPGRMDGPFPEYYEPLECPVSEHPFSKVLNNPTALTFQGPADHRASCDPRFPFVCSTYRVTEHWQTGVMTRWTPWLLEAEPQMFVEMSPELAKLRGINPGDKCTVESARGSLWAIAIVTERLQPMQVMGQTVHMVGIPWHYGWVFPKEGGDSANLLTPSVGDPNTGIPETKAFMVNVKKA
- a CDS encoding class I adenylate cyclase, yielding MQGQKTDKSSWSRPDAGVELRHLAERVAVLGRRGDRSDESRDHLGQALDRLQAALSAPFHALPAPLGTALALALDDLARQPGRDTARKAFDCLARLGRFGLILAARLVREGAHDPAGAVGAAQAVDPSVALGLANQLLLELAHGLHGDPVPAFDLLAQAAGCGHGQARRFLQSHVGVQPDLAHPLREALREGRIGRSLLPAARADGGETPPEPAEAVAWTDLLGLRQEAVALAVDLMSGGHAVHACTILGAPAGGGLSGSESPERRPPERAAPLRGAVLSQLLATATPETAGSCLAAVSAQAPDKSASASAMLFQGRPELRAAMAGTAALFAPGTLAAFLERLPAPIQSEALRLALARVSQTDPLGLARARSMIQGGGEPRGTGPETFREAPPIPLGARLAGLHVPPEPPVSAAEEDSPAGPPREQRLLGFLRKSGPGHGELMELERGDDAPGRGQVVRERRYEAEDFRPRRVEGAAFQGCVFAGTLLGGRSFVQVSFRDCLFEGVSLEGAAFWGCTFVRCTFQSCSLAESVLRDTAFVELSARAVGFAGARLSRVTLTRCELTACDFSGARLDGLEARGAAFVSCLFDGARIWRGVFEAVSSPGCQAVQARAWDVTGGEPFFADLARATLRRELANPPGEEPLPAPEPSRAALEAWAARRETLWRLGVHAAENTRRMTFGRRVLGAARSRLLTLLPLLLHSDFFDQAAGLFPLVPPCRILGYHPDPETMALAREFFPGTEAPPVSPDALAIEGLYTIGSFGTLAQAEGSDLDFWVCLEASQTAESDMDGLEAKLAALEEWAAGSFGLEAHFYLLDMERVRANEFGASHEEGSGSAQAMLLKEEFYRTAVLVAGKPPLWWAAPPGASEEDWRRLASNPELSPVLADLGRIGEIPADEYFGASLWQIFKSIAAPYKSVMKIGLLERYAAGGGQGGLLCESIKESLLRGQVALWEVDPYVRLFAEVHEHYRSRDDREEAALLRLAFLSKTALALRARSTGWPPAWEESQIRRMYFGRGGDGPGFAGKGGEALGGFREQARLGEHLARFIVRSYTRLADRMSDLAGSAITPEDMTRLGRRIMAAFSKRRHKVELTPFAEARSQACQVVYFSAARAEKNAYVWRVQAGQSAPGESRLELVLSRESRDLAAELAWLVGNGVFVPGAQVSADYTVNPVTAKDLQDLLDALARFFPQGEALKASPADALNPEAVAKAFLAVNLTRPRETRRPEEIALFYQTTWGELFVRQARPKALPPFDPRLLVRAVSGMECAPGFVWGRHLPARSACPDPFVTEIAE
- a CDS encoding tetratricopeptide repeat protein → MSDLVFGANFKVAVSDKKDNKLGMGGTAQTTARQVFYFARREDAGDVEVRALNGNFHPSGEPRHVSFQDFLERYRPEPLVYFNKVQPAMETVESELERGEGQLAAGRPDLAEKSFKKVLDVDEDNIRGVFGLGMAYLDAGKAEDAEGILGKLMNLELAFTPEHVHLFNRFGIQMRKAGMLTQALDYYNKALGINPDDEHLLFNVCRIHYDAGDVESALCCIGKAMELNPDFSAGGSMFRYILKRNPHLADSCAAPPEVSAPSGQDAPAAGASPTADETGGEACPVGGASDFVEPHAQPAFDPSRYEGLDLENLPWEM
- a CDS encoding flagellar brake protein; this translates as MSGPENNAPPKRSQRGPGMFVAFKPGQPVLVQAMGDSQRYWGRVIGVDPYDYFILKLPLVPGILRLATQGASLTLRMENEGELYGFSCDVIAVTHKPHPLAILSYPATAERLQLRQHKRVKCLIPAMVQNDFFNSSGFVVDLSRGGCRLVLDLFQKQRIVNLMTGDAVSLSISLDSMTSCKCAAKVVALQDVGTGRALGLSFDQDCAAGKSDIQEFVDRLETLSNLLQDRE